A window of the Vigna angularis cultivar LongXiaoDou No.4 chromosome 3, ASM1680809v1, whole genome shotgun sequence genome harbors these coding sequences:
- the LOC108325572 gene encoding peroxidase 3 produces MKIGILLCVALFLGVCQGGSLRKNFYRDSCPQAEDIIKSQTQQHVSANPNLPAKLIRLHFHDCFVRGCDASVLLNSTANNTAERDAIPNLSLAGFDVIDSIKSALEAKCPKTVSCADILALAARDAVSVQFNKPMWEVLTGRRDGTVSTSNEALANIPAPFFNLTQLRQSFASKGLTLHDLVVLSGAHTIGVGHCNLFSNRLYNFTGKGDQDPSLNATYAAFLKTKCQSLSDRTTTVEMDPGSSTDFDSDYYPNLLQKKGLFQSDAALLTLDQSADIAGELVNEAKFFTEFAQSMKRMGNIEVLTDSAGQIRNKCSVVNS; encoded by the exons ATGAAGATCGGAATTTTGCTATGTGTTGCACTTTTTCTTGGGGTTTGTCAAGGAGGTAGCCTGAGGAAAAATTTCTACCGCGATTCCTGCCCTCAAGCCGAGGACATCATCAAGAGCCAAACACAACAGCATGTGTCAGCTAATCCCAATTTGCCAGCCAAGTTGATTAGATTGCATTTTCATGATTGTTTTGTCAGG GGCTGTGATGCGTCGGTTTTGTTGAACTCTACTGCGAATAACACTGCAGAGAGGGACGCTATTCCAAATCTTTCTTTGGCTGGCTTTGATGtcatagattccataaaaagtGCACTGGAAGCAAAATGTCCCAAAACTGTATCTTGTGCTGACATACTGGCATTGGCAGCAAGAGACGCTGTTTCTGTCCAA TTTAATAAACCTATGTGGGAAGTTCTCACTGGTAGAAGAGATGGCACGGTATCGACAAGTAACGAAGCCTTGGCAAATATCCCAGCACCTTTCTTCAACCTCACCCAACTCAGACAGAGTTTTGCTAGCAAAGGTCTCACTTTGCACGATCTGGTTGTATTATCAG GGGCACACACAATTGGAGTTGGGCATTGCAACTTGTTCAGTAACAGGCTTTATAATTTCACCGGGAAAGGTGATCAAGACCCTTCTTTGAATGCCACCTATGCTGCGTTCTTGAAGACCAAATGCCAGAGTCTTAGTGACAGAACCACAACGGTGGAAATGGACCCTGGAAGCTCGACCGATTTCGATAGTGACTATTATCCTAACCTTCTCCAGAAGAAGGGTCTGTTCCAGTCAGACGCTGCCCTTCTAACACTGGATCAATCAGCAGATATAGCTGGAGAGTTGGTGAATGAAGCCAAGTTCTTCACAGAGTTCGCACAATCAATGAAGAGAATGGGAAACATTGAGGTCCTCACTGACTCTGCTGGACAAATACGGAACAAGTGTTCTGTTGTCAACTCATAA